The following coding sequences lie in one Massilia sp. KIM genomic window:
- the gspN gene encoding type II secretion system protein N, whose protein sequence is MRRALLWGGAVLLAVLLTVLAFLPAAWLGPMVERQTGGRLTLGDAQGTLWNGSAFIGGAPGAGGAVTPLLPGRFAWKLSPLVMFGQVSMELENPQALAQPVRIEGSWSQWQVSAGELLLPAEGLAGLGAPLNTLALSGVIKLTWNTLDLLRQPQSVAVQGRTVLSMTDMGSRLSPVKPLGSYEMLMDWRGPQADLSLRTVRGALLLSGSGMLQNGRLRFSGQATAAEGYEDTLGNMLNLLGQRRMVNGKNVIALEFR, encoded by the coding sequence ATGAGGCGCGCGCTGCTGTGGGGCGGGGCGGTGCTGCTGGCGGTGCTGCTGACCGTCCTGGCCTTCCTGCCCGCCGCCTGGCTCGGCCCCATGGTCGAACGCCAGACCGGCGGCCGTTTGACTCTGGGGGATGCGCAGGGTACGCTGTGGAACGGCTCGGCCTTTATCGGCGGGGCGCCGGGCGCGGGTGGAGCGGTCACGCCGCTGCTGCCTGGACGTTTCGCATGGAAACTTTCGCCCCTGGTGATGTTCGGCCAGGTCAGCATGGAACTGGAGAACCCGCAAGCACTGGCGCAGCCGGTGCGCATCGAAGGCTCGTGGTCGCAGTGGCAGGTCAGCGCCGGCGAACTGCTGCTGCCGGCCGAAGGCCTGGCGGGCCTCGGAGCGCCGCTCAACACACTGGCCCTGAGCGGCGTCATCAAGCTCACCTGGAATACCCTCGACCTGCTGCGCCAGCCGCAGAGCGTCGCGGTGCAGGGCCGCACGGTGCTGTCCATGACCGACATGGGCTCGCGCCTGTCTCCGGTCAAACCGCTCGGCAGCTACGAGATGCTGATGGACTGGCGCGGGCCGCAGGCCGATTTGAGCCTGCGCACCGTTCGCGGCGCGCTGCTGCTGTCGGGTTCGGGAATGCTGCAAAATGGACGTCTGCGCTTTTCCGGGCAGGCAACGGCCGCCGAAGGCTACGAAGATACGCTGGGTAACATGTTGAACCTGCTGGGCCAGCGACGCATGGTGAACGGCAAAAACGTAATCGCACTCGAGTTCAGATAA
- the gspM gene encoding type II secretion system protein GspM yields MNLATRIGALRERALAYWIARTDQERRMLTIGAVVVGLALVYSIFIDPALSGREQLRRSLPQLRQQAAQMQALAAEAQAVAATPAPSVTPMTREGLTASLASRGLTAASLTMTGEYAKMEFKGVSFANLMAWLDAQRRENRVLVQDAAFSAQTALGQVDATLTLRQGSAPPQ; encoded by the coding sequence ATGAACCTCGCAACCCGCATCGGAGCGCTGCGCGAACGCGCGCTCGCCTACTGGATCGCGCGCACCGACCAGGAGCGCCGCATGCTCACCATCGGCGCCGTCGTGGTCGGCCTGGCCCTGGTCTACAGCATCTTCATCGATCCCGCGCTGAGCGGCCGCGAGCAGCTGCGCCGTTCCCTGCCACAGCTGCGCCAGCAGGCCGCGCAGATGCAGGCCCTGGCTGCCGAGGCCCAGGCCGTGGCCGCGACCCCGGCGCCGAGCGTGACGCCGATGACGCGCGAAGGGCTCACGGCCAGCCTGGCCAGCCGCGGCCTCACCGCCGCTTCGCTCACCATGACCGGCGAATATGCCAAGATGGAATTCAAGGGCGTGTCCTTCGCCAACCTGATGGCCTGGCTCGACGCCCAGCGCCGCGAGAACCGGGTGCTGGTGCAGGACGCGGCCTTCAGCGCCCAGACCGCCCTCGGCCAGGTCGACGCCACGCTCACGCTGCGCCAGGGCAGCGCGCCCCCCCAATGA
- the gspL gene encoding type II secretion system protein GspL — translation MTTLYIRHPARAEGEGALCRFALVSEGGTIDNQGEGPLRNLGDVVAASRRVVLVLAGADVNLLTVQAPPLTGARLRAALPALVEEHILGDPLDCVLVAGPQLADGRRPVAVVQRDWLEPIVRTVLGQGARAVAAMPAQLCLPLQPGSVSAAIGNGELIMRQSQYEGLGLALDASPAAVLQTARALSGDAPLNLYVPHEQLGEYQVLLAEAGPGITLESEGWAHWIAGARSCPIDLVQGLGAAGVAQRDWSRWRWPIRLALLAAVVNIVGLNIEWLRLKREADGVRQQITQVFRSVYPNQPAIDPVAQMRQNIARAKAGSGQVAPDEFHWIAAAVGEAIRALGRQPGIASMEFRERALTVRVKPDTIDPSVTGQLKTALAARNLSLEETAPATWVIRSTGATP, via the coding sequence TCCGAAGGCGGCACCATCGACAACCAGGGCGAAGGCCCGCTGCGCAACCTGGGCGACGTGGTCGCGGCCAGCCGCCGCGTGGTGCTGGTGCTGGCCGGCGCCGACGTCAACCTGCTGACGGTCCAGGCCCCGCCGCTGACCGGGGCGCGCCTGCGCGCGGCCCTGCCGGCCCTGGTCGAGGAACACATCCTGGGCGACCCGCTCGACTGCGTGCTGGTGGCCGGTCCCCAGCTCGCCGACGGCCGCCGTCCGGTGGCCGTGGTCCAGCGCGACTGGCTCGAGCCCATCGTGCGCACCGTGCTGGGCCAGGGCGCGCGCGCCGTGGCCGCCATGCCGGCCCAGCTCTGCCTGCCCCTGCAGCCGGGCAGCGTCAGCGCCGCCATCGGCAACGGCGAACTCATCATGCGCCAGAGCCAGTACGAAGGCCTGGGCCTGGCCCTGGACGCCAGCCCGGCCGCGGTGCTGCAGACGGCGCGCGCGCTGTCGGGCGACGCCCCGCTCAACCTCTACGTGCCGCACGAGCAGCTGGGCGAATACCAGGTCCTGCTGGCCGAGGCCGGTCCCGGCATCACCCTCGAGAGCGAGGGCTGGGCCCACTGGATCGCCGGCGCCAGGAGCTGCCCGATCGACCTGGTGCAGGGCCTGGGCGCGGCCGGCGTGGCCCAGCGCGACTGGAGCCGCTGGCGCTGGCCGATCCGCCTGGCCCTGCTGGCGGCGGTGGTCAACATCGTCGGCCTGAACATCGAATGGCTGCGCCTCAAGCGCGAGGCCGACGGCGTGCGCCAGCAGATCACCCAGGTGTTCCGCTCGGTCTATCCGAACCAGCCGGCGATCGACCCGGTGGCCCAGATGCGCCAGAACATCGCGCGCGCCAAGGCCGGCAGCGGCCAGGTCGCCCCCGACGAGTTCCACTGGATCGCCGCCGCCGTCGGCGAAGCCATCCGCGCACTCGGGCGCCAGCCCGGCATCGCCTCGATGGAATTCCGCGAGCGCGCACTCACCGTGCGGGTCAAGCCCGACACCATCGATCCTTCCGTGACCGGCCAGCTCAAGACGGCGCTGGCGGCGCGCAACCTGAGCCTGGAGGAAACGGCGCCCGCCACCTGGGTGATCCGCAGCACAGGAGCCACCCCATGA